DNA sequence from the Candidatus Omnitrophota bacterium genome:
TCACGCAAATTCTTTTCTTCTTGTTTTGCTTCCTGAGCATTACTTTTAACTCCTTCTTTTAAACTTTGAATCTGTTCCTTATCAGATTTTAAATCTTGTTTCCATTCTTGCTTACCTGAAACTTCAGAACTCGCTACAGTTGCAGATGTTTCCTCCTGCGCAAATACAGTTGTCGCGCAGAAAACAAAACTAAAAACACTTGAAACAACCAACGCCTTCTTTACCATCTTCACCTTTTCCTCCTCTCTTGTATTTATCATTTAGTTTGCACGCCCCAGATATCTTTAGCATACTCCCTGATTGTCCTATCTGACGAGAATCTTCCGGATTTAGCAACATTAATGATAGACTTCTCAACCCAACTCTTTTTATCTTTATAAAGCTTAGCCACTTTATCCTGAGTTGCACAATAATCCTCAAAATCAGCACAAACAAAATAGGTATCCGTGAAAATTAAATGGTCAGTAATCGGGCGAAATATATCCAACTCTTTGGTAGAAAAATAATTCCCCTGGATAAGCCAAATTATCTCTTTTAAAAGCGCAGAACTCTGGATAAAACTCTGAGGCTGATATCCCGATCGTTTTAATTGATTAATATCCTCTACGCGTTTTCCAAATATAAAAATATTTTCCTTCCCTACCGCCTCGGCTATCTCAATATTTGCACCATCGTATGTGCCGATAGTAAGAGCGCCATTAACCATAAACTTCATACAACCCGTTCCGGAGGCTTCTGTGCCCGCTGTTGAAATCTGTTCTGATAAGTTACTTGCGGGAAAGATCTTTTCTGCTAAAGAAACATTATAATCTTCCAAAAACACTATTTTTAACAAACCGTTTATACTTTTATCATTATTGATTACTTCCGCAACATTGTTAATAAACTTAACAATTAACTTGGCCATGAAATATCCCGGTGCTGACTTTCCCCCAAAAATACAAGTACGAGGAACAAAAGAATTCCCCAAATTATTCTTTATAGTAAGATAACTTGCAATAGCATTAAACGCAAACAGTAACTGCCTCTTATATTCATGCATCCTTTTTACCTGGACATCAAACATAGAATCAGGATCAATTACTATTTTGTTATTTTTATAAATATAATCGGCTAAATATTTCTTGTTTTCTTCTTTAACGCTCTGCCATTTTTTACAAAATGAGCTATCATTTACAAAATTAAGCAACTTTTCTGTTTCATTAAGGTCGGTTATCCATTTATCACCGATAGTTTCCGTAATTAAATTAGACAATCTATGATTTGCAGAAAGGAGCCATCTTCTTTGAGTTATGCCATTAGTCTTATTATTGAATTTTGCAGGAAAAATTAAATAAAAATCCTTAAACACATCAGCCTTTAAAAGCTCGCTATGAAGAGCTGAAACACCATTAACTGAAAATGAACCGATGACAGCAAGATACGCCATACGCACTAACTTAGGGTTTCCTTCTTCTATGATTGAAACTCTTCTTAAGATATCAATATCATTAGGGAATTTCTTTTTAATTTCTTCAAGAAACCTCCGGTTAATTTCATAAATAATTTCTAAATGGCGCGGTAGAAGTGTCTCAAAAAGAGCTACCGACCATTTCTCCAATGCCTCCGACATTACCGTATGGTTAGTATAGGCAAAAGTCTTTGTCGTAATCTCCCATGCAGCCTCCCAGTCTAATTTTTCAACATCTACAAGAAGGCGCATCAGCTCAACAATAGATATAGACGGATGGGTATCATTTAATTGGATAACAACTTTCTCGGGGAATTTTCTTAAGTCCTCATCATCTTCTTTAAACCTCCTGATGATATCCGCTAGTGAAGCTGCGGAAAAGAAATACTCCTGCCCAAGGCGCAAAGTTTTCCCACGGTCTATATTATCATTCGGATAGAGCACTTTTGAGATTACTTCTGACTCAATCTTTCGAAAAACCGCACGCTCATAATCTCCGGTATTAAAATAATCCAAATCAAAATCTTCAGTACTCCGCGCAGACCAAACTCTTAAAGTATTAACTATATCATTTTTATATCCGGGGACAGGCACATCATAAGGCCTTGCCAATACATCTTTGGTATCTACCCATCCAACGCAGAGTTTATTATTTTCATCATTGAACATATGTGTGCGCCCAAAGAATTTTACTCTTACAGTATATTCCTGGCGCTCAAAATCCCACGGATTCCCTTTGCTAAGCCAGGCATCAGGCAATTCAACCTGCCTTCCATTAATTATCTTTTGTTTAAAAATCCCGTAATCATAACGAATCCCGTAACCATAGGCAGGGATATTCAAGGTTGCCATTGAATCAAGAAAACAAGCAGCCAACCTTCCTAAACCGCCATTGCCTAATCCGGCGTCGCGTTCGCATTCACTTAAATCTTCTATCTCCAGCCCAAGCGACTCCATAGCCTCTTTAGCCTTTTCCCACAGCCCAAGATTAAACATATTTGTCTCAAGGAGCCTGCCGATTAAGAACTCAAGCGACAAATAATACACGCGCTTTACGTTCTTCTTGTGGTATCTTTCCTGAGTTACCAGCCATTTCTCAATCAACTCATCGCGCATTGTTAATGCAAGAGCTGTAAATTTATCTTCTTCTGTTGAATTATACTTATCTTTACCAAGCCGATATTCCAAATTGCTCCAGAAAGAAGTTTCAATACCTTTTTTTGTTGTATCCTTGTTAACTTTTACCCAATTATGGTTATTATTGTTTTCTTTTGTCTCCATCAAACCCTCCCTACCCCATGGTCTTGCGGAATTTCAAAGCACTAAAAATAATAACCGATATACCTATGAAAAATAAAGGGACAAGCTGCACCCAAAGGATGTCAATACCTACCCCTTTTAAAAATATACTCCTGATAACTTCCATGAAGTAACGTAAAGGATTAAAATAAGTAAACATTTGGATAAACTTCGGCATATTAGCAATTGGATATGCAAATCCTGACAACAAAACAGTCGGCATATAAAAAAGAAAAACCGACATCATTGCTTCCTGCTGAGTTGACGATATCGTAGAAATAAACAATCCAATCCCCAAGGTAGTAAACAAATAAATACTTGTAGAAAATAGCAACAAAGGTATGCTTCCTCTTAATGGTATATTAAACCAAAGCACGCCTAATATCGTAATAAGAGTAATCTGAACAAGCGCAATTGCAGCAAAAGGAAGAAGCTTACCAACAATAAGCTCAAGCGGCCTTAAGGGGCTTACTATCAACTGCTCCATAGTGCCGATTTCTTTTTCTTTGACTATCGCCATTGCTGTCAGTAACAGAGACATCATAGTTACAATTGTGGCAATTACTCCCGGAAGATAATAATTTCTTGAAACAAGATTTCCGTTAAACCATGCCCGGTCTTTTAAATCAACAAGTGGAATAGGCTTCATCCATCCGGACGACTCCGCCTCTTCCTTCATAAGCGCATACTGGGTACTGTTTACAATCGTATTAGCATAGCCCATAACAACCATAGCCGTATTTGAATCTGTGCCATCAAATGCCAACTGGATATTCCCTCCTCTTCCAGCGTTAAGATCCCTGCCAAAACCACGGTCAATATGGATTACCACACTTGATAAACCTTTATCTAAAACAAAATTCTGTTCTTTATCAGTATAAATAAAACGCTCGGGAATAAAATATTTGGAAAAAGTAAACCTGCGCAGAAGTTCACGGCTTTCTACGGAATTATCCTTATCGTAAATTGCAGTCGGGACATAATTAATATCTTTATTGGCAGCATAACCAAACAGGATTATCTGGATAAGAGGAGTAATAAAAATTACCGTCCGCATCCTCGGGTCGCGGAAGATTTGTTTAAACTCTTTAACTAAAATTGCCAATGCCCTTTCAAACAATTACGCCACCTTCTTTTTGAATTTCTTTATAGCCAAACTAAGCATAACAAAACCAAATAAGAATAGCAGCAATGTCTCATCCCATATAGTTTCCATACCATTGCCTTTTAAGAATAAATCCCTTAATACTACGATATAATAGCGCGCCGGGACTAAATAAGTAACTGCTTGCACAAATTTCGGCATGTTAAAAATCGGATAGATAAATCCCGAAAGAAGCAAGGTCGGTATCATTGTAGTCAGGCTTGCCAACTGGCTTGCCATTAATTGCGTCCGGGCAACTACAGAAATCCATATTCCCTGCGATAATGCGCCGGTTAAAAAGAAAGAACTAACGATAAAGAGCAAGAAATAACTTCCCCGGAAAGGGACATCAAATAGAAATCTTGCCATAACAACTCCAACCGTAAGGTCAAAGAAACCGATTACAAAATAAGGAATGAATTTTCCAATGATTAACTCCGGAGCTTTTACCGGAGTAGAAATCAATTGCTCCATTGTCCCCCTCTCCCATTCTCTGGCGATACAGATGGAAGTAAGTAATGAGGCTATAATCATAATAATCATCGCAATTACCCCGGGGACAATAAACCAGGTACTGGTTAAGCCCATATTAAACCAGACCCTTGAACGGGCATCAATGGTTTTAGTCGGCTTAATATCATTCTGGGTAAATATATTAGTTAAAAGCCTGACGTTATAAGTAGCAACTACGGAACGCACATAATTCATAGCAATAGTCGCGGTGTTAGCATCACTGCCATCTACTATCAACTGCAGGGGCGCGGTATTCCCCGAATTTATTAAACTAGAGAAATCCTTGGGGATAACCATCCCAAGCATAACCTTCCCGCTATTAATACTATGTTCAATATCGCGGTAATTATCCGTATATCCGACTATCTTAAAATATTTGGAATTTTTAAAATTAAGCAGGAAATTCCGCGTAAGCTCAGAAGAAGCATCCTGATTCCAAATAAGCGTAGGCACGTGGTCAATATCAAGAGAAAGCCCATAGCCGAAAATAAGCAACATAAACATCGGAATTCCCAAAGCCAGCCCTAAACTCCGCGGGTCACGCTTAATCTGGACAAATTCCTTCCAGGCTATAGACTTAATCCTTCTTAAGCTGCTCTTTATCATATTTTTCTATAGAATAAACAAACACGTCTTCAAGAGAAGGGAGTATTTTTTCAACGCTAAATTCTCCAACATTCTCTTTTTGCAAAAAACTCTTTATGGTTGGTATTGCCTTTACGCTATCATAAACAAGAGCATGAATATTTGCTCCAAAAAGGGCCGCATCTTTAACCCCTTCAATTTTACTTATCTCTTGAAGCCAATTCTGGGCTTGCGGCAAAACAATCTCAACTATTTCGTCTTTCATAATTTTAGTCTTCATTTCAGTAGGAGTGCCCATAGCAATAATTGTCCCGTGGTAAATTAAAACCATACGGTCGCAATTCTCAGCTTCGTCCATATAATGGGTTGTGACAAAAACAGTTACTCCATTTTTAGCCAAGCCTTTAATAACGCTCCAGAAATTAGCGCGGGTTATCGGGTCAACCCCCGAAGTTGGTTCATCCAAAAAAATGAATTTCGGCTTATGAAGAAGCGCACAACCTAAAGCCAAGCGCTGTTTCCATCCCCCGGCAAGCGTTACAGTAAGAGCTGACTCCATCCCTTCCAGTCCTGCAGTACGGACAGTCTCCTCTAAACGCTCCTTCTTTTTATCATTTGGAATCTTGTATATCCCGCTATAAAAATTAATATTCTCCTCAACGGTCAAATCATTATATAAAGAAAATTTCTGCGACATATAGCCGATGTTTTCTTTAATTTTACGCTGCTCTTTAATTATATCAAAACCCCCAACCCTACCCGATCCCGAAGTAGGAGGAATAATCCCACAAAGCATTCTTATGGTTGTAGACTTACCCGCGCCATTAGGGCCAAGAAATCCAAAAATTTCGCCTTGGTTAACTTCAAAATTAATTTTATTAACAGCGGTAAAACTGCCGAATTTTTTCTCAAGATTTTGTACACTAACCGCTATTGTTTCTGTAGGCATAGGGGGATTTATTTACTTTTTTCCTTTTCTTCGCATTCATTAATTATCTTCACAAACGCTTCTTCTAATGTCTTGGAATTGCATTCTTTCTTTATTTTTCCGGGAGTTTCACATCTTAATAGCTTGCCTTTATGCATCAGCCCCACCCTACCGCAGCGTTCAGCTTCATCAAGATAACAGGTTGAGCAAAAAATTGTTACCTTTTCTTTAAGTAATTCATAAAGGATATTCCAGAAATCCCTTCTTGAAACCGGGTCAACTCCATTGGTAGGCTCGTCTAGAAATAAAACTTTCGGGGTATGTATTAAAGCGCAGGCTAAACCTAATTTTTGTTTCATCCCTCCTGAAAGCTTACCGGCAAAACGTTCTTTAAAGGGGAGTAAACCGGAAAAACCAAGTAGGCGGTCAACTGCCTCCTCGCGATGTTCTTTACCAACTCCATAAACATCGGCGTAAAAATGGATATTTTCTAACACGGTTAATTCTTCATAAAGCCCGAATCGCTGCGACATATAAGCGATATTTTCTTTCAGGCTTTCAGCTTCTTTAACTGTATGCTTATTGTAAACCCAGGCCTCGCCTTCTGTGGGGTCCATAATTCCGGTTAGAAGCCGCATCGTAGTGGTCTTTCCTGCTCCGTCGGGCCCAACCAAACCAAAAATCTCCCCCTCTTCAACCTCAAGGTTAAGATGGTCAAGCGCAGTTAAAGCCCCGAATTTTCGGGAAAGATTTTCAGTTTTTATGGTAATCATTGATAAAAACTTACTCGATAATTATGTAGGCGTCAGCAGGCATCCCGGGTTTTAAATCCAAGCTTGAATTGTCAGCTCTAACCTTAATCCTGTAAACGTATTTTACTCTTTCTTCACTGGTCTGGATATATTTCGGAGTGAATTCTGCCTGGCTGGATATAAATGAAACGCGTCCGTCGTATTTTTTCCCTTTATAGCTATCCGTCTGAATATACGCTTTCTGGTTTAATTTAACTTTACCTAAATCAGTTTCGTTTATGTAAGCAGTAACCCAAACATCATCAAGGTTTACCGCGGTAAAAACCGGAGCACCCGCCTGCACAACTTCACCGGGTAGAGCGCTTTTTACAAGAACCCATCCATCAAGAGGGCTTGCCAAATCTGTCCACCCTAATTTTGTATTAGCCAATTCCAAAGAAGCACGCAATTGCTTAATATTTGCCGAATCAGTATCCATTTTAGTTTTTGCAGCATCCCTCTGCTGGGTGGAAATTGCGCCTGCCTTAAGAAGGTTTTCCGCTCTGATATAATCATCGGAGTCAAGCTTATACTGGTATTCCGCGTATTTTAAAGAAGCTTCTGCTTCGGCCTTAGTCTTGCTTAACTCATCTTTATTGAGCCGGGCGACGATATCGCCTATTTTAATAACCATACCTTCATCAGTTAAGAGCTCGGTAATCTGCCCCTCTACCCTGAAGGATATACGCACATCGTCTCCTTCAATATTTCCGGAAACTTTTACAACTTTCCCATTGCCATCCCGCGCCTTTAATATAAAAAACACCGCCGCAGAAATTCCGATAATTATTATTACTAATAAAAGAATAAATTTAATCTTTTTTTTCATCCCGCCCTTACTTAATTCTAGGCTCATTTTTCCCCTCCTCTACTACAACAGCCCTGCCCATGGTCCTGTCAAGTTTTGCTTTTGCCATAATATAATCATAGATGCCGGAAGCAAGGTTATTTTCCACTTGAGCCAAAGACACCTGCGCATCCAGCACATCCAAATTTATCCCCACACCA
Encoded proteins:
- a CDS encoding glycogen/starch/alpha-glucan phosphorylase, which encodes METKENNNNHNWVKVNKDTTKKGIETSFWSNLEYRLGKDKYNSTEEDKFTALALTMRDELIEKWLVTQERYHKKNVKRVYYLSLEFLIGRLLETNMFNLGLWEKAKEAMESLGLEIEDLSECERDAGLGNGGLGRLAACFLDSMATLNIPAYGYGIRYDYGIFKQKIINGRQVELPDAWLSKGNPWDFERQEYTVRVKFFGRTHMFNDENNKLCVGWVDTKDVLARPYDVPVPGYKNDIVNTLRVWSARSTEDFDLDYFNTGDYERAVFRKIESEVISKVLYPNDNIDRGKTLRLGQEYFFSAASLADIIRRFKEDDEDLRKFPEKVVIQLNDTHPSISIVELMRLLVDVEKLDWEAAWEITTKTFAYTNHTVMSEALEKWSVALFETLLPRHLEIIYEINRRFLEEIKKKFPNDIDILRRVSIIEEGNPKLVRMAYLAVIGSFSVNGVSALHSELLKADVFKDFYLIFPAKFNNKTNGITQRRWLLSANHRLSNLITETIGDKWITDLNETEKLLNFVNDSSFCKKWQSVKEENKKYLADYIYKNNKIVIDPDSMFDVQVKRMHEYKRQLLFAFNAIASYLTIKNNLGNSFVPRTCIFGGKSAPGYFMAKLIVKFINNVAEVINNDKSINGLLKIVFLEDYNVSLAEKIFPASNLSEQISTAGTEASGTGCMKFMVNGALTIGTYDGANIEIAEAVGKENIFIFGKRVEDINQLKRSGYQPQSFIQSSALLKEIIWLIQGNYFSTKELDIFRPITDHLIFTDTYFVCADFEDYCATQDKVAKLYKDKKSWVEKSIINVAKSGRFSSDRTIREYAKDIWGVQTK
- a CDS encoding efflux RND transporter periplasmic adaptor subunit produces the protein MSLELSKGGMKKKIKFILLLVIIIIGISAAVFFILKARDGNGKVVKVSGNIEGDDVRISFRVEGQITELLTDEGMVIKIGDIVARLNKDELSKTKAEAEASLKYAEYQYKLDSDDYIRAENLLKAGAISTQQRDAAKTKMDTDSANIKQLRASLELANTKLGWTDLASPLDGWVLVKSALPGEVVQAGAPVFTAVNLDDVWVTAYINETDLGKVKLNQKAYIQTDSYKGKKYDGRVSFISSQAEFTPKYIQTSEERVKYVYRIKVRADNSSLDLKPGMPADAYIIIE
- a CDS encoding ABC transporter permease — encoded protein: MFERALAILVKEFKQIFRDPRMRTVIFITPLIQIILFGYAANKDINYVPTAIYDKDNSVESRELLRRFTFSKYFIPERFIYTDKEQNFVLDKGLSSVVIHIDRGFGRDLNAGRGGNIQLAFDGTDSNTAMVVMGYANTIVNSTQYALMKEEAESSGWMKPIPLVDLKDRAWFNGNLVSRNYYLPGVIATIVTMMSLLLTAMAIVKEKEIGTMEQLIVSPLRPLELIVGKLLPFAAIALVQITLITILGVLWFNIPLRGSIPLLLFSTSIYLFTTLGIGLFISTISSTQQEAMMSVFLFYMPTVLLSGFAYPIANMPKFIQMFTYFNPLRYFMEVIRSIFLKGVGIDILWVQLVPLFFIGISVIIFSALKFRKTMG
- a CDS encoding ABC transporter permease, whose product is MIKSSLRRIKSIAWKEFVQIKRDPRSLGLALGIPMFMLLIFGYGLSLDIDHVPTLIWNQDASSELTRNFLLNFKNSKYFKIVGYTDNYRDIEHSINSGKVMLGMVIPKDFSSLINSGNTAPLQLIVDGSDANTATIAMNYVRSVVATYNVRLLTNIFTQNDIKPTKTIDARSRVWFNMGLTSTWFIVPGVIAMIIMIIASLLTSICIAREWERGTMEQLISTPVKAPELIIGKFIPYFVIGFFDLTVGVVMARFLFDVPFRGSYFLLFIVSSFFLTGALSQGIWISVVARTQLMASQLASLTTMIPTLLLSGFIYPIFNMPKFVQAVTYLVPARYYIVVLRDLFLKGNGMETIWDETLLLFLFGFVMLSLAIKKFKKKVA
- a CDS encoding ABC transporter ATP-binding protein; the protein is MPTETIAVSVQNLEKKFGSFTAVNKINFEVNQGEIFGFLGPNGAGKSTTIRMLCGIIPPTSGSGRVGGFDIIKEQRKIKENIGYMSQKFSLYNDLTVEENINFYSGIYKIPNDKKKERLEETVRTAGLEGMESALTVTLAGGWKQRLALGCALLHKPKFIFLDEPTSGVDPITRANFWSVIKGLAKNGVTVFVTTHYMDEAENCDRMVLIYHGTIIAMGTPTEMKTKIMKDEIVEIVLPQAQNWLQEISKIEGVKDAALFGANIHALVYDSVKAIPTIKSFLQKENVGEFSVEKILPSLEDVFVYSIEKYDKEQLKKD